The following coding sequences lie in one Lolium perenne isolate Kyuss_39 chromosome 2, Kyuss_2.0, whole genome shotgun sequence genomic window:
- the LOC127330807 gene encoding peroxidase 2, with translation MANCKNTLGSCGIVALIFLSAALVSAQLSTDFYDETCPDALDIIEDAVRAAVSKESRMGASLLRLHFHDCFVNGCDGSVLLDGATGEKNAVPNKSSLRGFEVVDDIKAQLEDSCAKVVSCADILAVAARDSVVALGGPTWDVQLGRRDGSTSSQDAANTDLPAPTSDLGALIKAFSDKGLTAKDMVALSGAHTIGQARCVNFRGRLYNENATLDSTLATSLKAKCPSTDGTGDDTTSPLDPSTSYVFDNFYYKNLLRNKGLLHSDQQLFNGGSADAQTTGYASGMGAGFFDDFRVAMVKMGGIGVVTGTSGQVRVNCRKAN, from the exons ATGGCAAACTGCAAGAATACCTTGGGTTCCTGCGGCATCGTGGCCTTGATCTTCTTATCTGCCGCGCTTGTTTCAGCTCAGCTTTCCACTGATTTCTACGACGAAACCTGCCCGGACGCTCTGGACATCATCGAGGACGCCGTGCGAGCCGCCGTCTCCAAAGAATCTCGCATGGGAGCGTCGTTGCTCCGACTCCATTTCCACGACTGTTTTGTCAAT GGCTGTGACGGGTCAGTGCTGCTCGACGGCGCCACCGGCGAGAAGAACGCGGTGCCCAACAAGAGCTCCCTTCGCGGCTTCGAGGTGGTCGACGACATCAAGGCGCAGCTCGAGGACTCCTGCGCCAAGGTCGTGTCCTGCGCCGACATCCTAGCCGTCGCCGCCCGCGACTCCGTCGTCGCC CTGGGCGGGCCAACGTGGGACGTGCAGCTTGGCAGGAGGGATGGCTCGACGTCGAGCCAGGACGCCGCGAACACCGACCTCCCGGCGCCGACCTCTGACCTCGGCGCCCTGATCAAGGCCTTCTCGGACAAGGGCCTCACCGCCAAGGACATGGTCGCGCTCTCCGGCGCGCACACCATCGGCCAGGCACGGTGCGTCAACTTCCGCGGCCGTCTCTACAACGAGAACGCCACCCTCGACTCGACGCTCGCCACGTCGCTGAAAGCGAAATGCCCGTCGACGGACGGCACCGGCGACGACACCACCTCGCCGCTCGACCCCTCCACGTCCTACGTCTTCGACAACTTCTACTACAAGAACCTGCTGCGCAACAAGGGCCTGCTGCACTCGGACCAGCAGCTGTTTAACGGTGGCTCCGCAGACGCGCAGACCACCGGGTACGCGTCCGGCATGGGCGCCGGCTTCTTCGACGACTTCCGTGTCGCCATGGTGAAGATGGGCGGCATCGGCGTTGTCACCGGAACCAGCGGCCAGGTCAGGGTGAACTGCAGGAAGGCAAACTGA